A window of the Danio aesculapii chromosome 10, fDanAes4.1, whole genome shotgun sequence genome harbors these coding sequences:
- the LOC130236483 gene encoding uncharacterized protein LOC130236483, whose amino-acid sequence MIPSLANKLGNSLVKASKLLKARGLISNDKQLVKNTTEFQEVHASKWNEVISATALRNIREAKWNVPTLMPFTEDVQKMHTFLSQAQDEWFNLLSESPSTRSWVELAKVCLAQMILFNRRREGEVASMPLSVFLSRDISDPHEDVDWALSEVEKKLCRHFTRVITRGKRGRPVPILLTPKMLSSLELLVEQREACGVLKDNAYMFARPEAMTHFRGSDCLRGFAKQCGAKCPKALTSTRLRKHAATLSTVLNMTDTEMDQLANFLGHDIRIHREFYRLPEKTLQLAKISKILMALEQGRLAEFHGKNLDEMGIDPDEKVEIDCEDEEDDIEEGHCSTIVVETSEDVALPSAEMNLSPSPKRSTPSDQRMSSGASAMRLPCKGKTTKKKSQKSPWQQPEVQAVERHLKPFILSGTVPAKRDCEKCLRAEPEALKNRDWKTVKFYIYNRITAYKKKLESKQ is encoded by the exons ATGATTCCATCACTTGCAAATAAGCTTGGGAATTCCTTGGTTAAAGCAAGCAAACTCTTAAAAGCGCGAGGCTTAATCTCAAATGACAAGCAGCTTGTGAAGAACACCACTGAGTTTCAAGAGGTCCATGCAAGTAAGTGGAATGAGGTGATCTCGGCTACTGCATTGAGGAATATCAGGGAGGCAAAGTGGAATGTGCCCACTCTCATGCCTTTTACTGAAGACGTGCAAAAAATGCATACTTTTCTTAGTCAAGCACAAGATGAGTGGTTCAACCTGCTGTCTGAAAGTCCCTCTACTAGATCATGGGTTGAGCTGGCAAAGGTGTGTCTTGCCCAGATGATTCTCTTTAACCGGCGCAGAGAAGGAGAGGTAGCAAGCATGCCTTTGTCTGTGTTTTTATCAAGAGACATATCTGATCCTCATGAGGACGTGGACTGGGCACTCTCTGAAGTGGAGaaaaaactctgcagacactTCACAAGGGTTATCACCAGGGGAAAGCGTGGTCGACCGGTTCCAATTCTTCTGACTCCCAAAATGTTGAGCTCCTTAGAACTCCTTGTTGAGCAGAGAGAGGCTTGTGGTGTTTTAAAAGACAATGCCTATATGTTTGCTAGACCAGAAGCCATGACACATTTCCGTGGGTCAGACTGTCTCCGTGGCTTTGCAAAGCAGTGTGGTGCAAAGTGTCCCAAGGCACTGACATCTACGAGGCTGCGAAAGCATGCTGCTACTCTTTCAACTGTGCTGAATATGACGGACACCGAGATGGACCAGCTGGCTAACTTCCTTGGGCATGATATAAGAATTCATCGTGAGTTCTATCGACTTCCAGAGAAGACCCTGCAACTTGCCAAGATCAGCAAGATTTTAATGGCTCTTGAGCAAGGAAGATTAGCAGAGTTCCATGGCAAGAACTTGGATGAAATGGGGATAGATCCTGATG AAAAAGTGGAAATTGACTGTGAAGATGAGGAAGATGACATTGAGGAAGGACACTGTTCAACTATTGTAGTCG aaaCTTCAGAAGATGTGGCCCTTCCTTCTGCCGAAATGAATTTGTCACCATCACCCAAAAGAAGCACTCCGTCAGATCAGCGAATGTCTTCTGGAGCCAGCGCTATGAGGCTGCCTTGCAAGG GTAAAACTACCAAAAAGAAGAGTCAGAAGAGTCCTTGGCAGCAGCCTGAGGTGCAGGCAGTGGAAAGGCACTTGAAGCCGTTTATTTTATCTGGCACTGTCCCAGCAAAAAGGGATTGTGAAAAATGTCTGAGAGCTGAACCTGAAGCTTTGAAGAACCGCGATTGGAAGACAGtaaaattttacatatataatcGCATCAcagcatacaaaaaaaaattggagaGTAAACAATAG